A window of the Nocardia sp. NBC_01329 genome harbors these coding sequences:
- the tyrS gene encoding tyrosine--tRNA ligase, with the protein MSSDILDELTWRGLIAQSTDLDALRGALGSGPRNLYAGFDPTAASLHAGHLVPLLALKRFQQAGHRPIVLAGGATGLIGDPRDVGERTMNSADTVAAWADRIRSQLERFVDLDDSPTGALIVNNMDWTGSLSAIDFLRDIGKHFSVNVMLARDTVKRRLDGEGISYTEFSYMLLQANDYLQLRRQHDCVLQVGGSDQWGNIIAGVELNRRVDGAAVHALTVPLVTSADGKKFGKSTGGGSLWLDPELTSPYTWYQYFVNTADADVVRYLRWFTFLDRAELAELEVATAERPHAREAQRRLAAEMTTLVHGEQNTHSVQLASQALFGRGELRDLDEPTLAAALREAAVDGKVAEVVPGADTIVDLLVAAGLCESRGAARRAVNEGGASVNNERVKDLDWTPENSDYLHGQWLVLRRGKRNFAGARRASAN; encoded by the coding sequence GTGAGCAGCGACATCCTCGACGAACTGACCTGGCGCGGTCTGATCGCGCAGTCCACCGACCTCGACGCGCTCCGGGGTGCGCTGGGCTCGGGCCCGCGCAATCTCTATGCCGGTTTCGATCCGACCGCGGCGAGTCTGCACGCCGGACATCTGGTGCCACTGCTGGCACTGAAACGTTTCCAGCAGGCGGGTCACCGTCCGATCGTGCTGGCCGGTGGCGCTACCGGATTGATCGGCGACCCGCGTGACGTCGGTGAGCGCACGATGAACTCCGCCGATACCGTCGCCGCCTGGGCAGATCGGATCCGTTCGCAGCTCGAGCGGTTCGTCGACCTGGACGATTCGCCGACCGGCGCACTCATCGTGAACAACATGGACTGGACCGGCTCGTTGAGTGCGATCGATTTCCTGCGCGATATCGGCAAGCACTTCTCGGTGAACGTCATGCTCGCCCGCGATACCGTCAAACGCCGCCTGGACGGGGAGGGGATCTCCTACACCGAGTTCAGCTACATGCTGCTGCAGGCGAACGACTACCTGCAGTTGCGCCGCCAGCACGATTGCGTATTGCAGGTGGGCGGCTCTGACCAGTGGGGCAACATCATCGCCGGTGTGGAGCTGAACCGCCGCGTCGACGGGGCAGCTGTCCACGCGTTGACGGTGCCGCTGGTGACCTCTGCCGACGGTAAGAAGTTCGGCAAATCCACCGGCGGCGGCAGTCTCTGGCTCGACCCCGAACTGACCAGCCCCTATACCTGGTACCAGTACTTCGTGAACACCGCCGACGCCGATGTGGTCCGTTACCTGCGCTGGTTCACCTTCCTGGATCGCGCCGAACTCGCCGAACTGGAGGTGGCGACCGCCGAACGGCCGCATGCGCGTGAGGCGCAGCGCCGGCTGGCGGCGGAGATGACCACGCTGGTGCACGGTGAACAGAACACTCACTCCGTCCAGCTCGCGAGTCAGGCGTTGTTCGGGCGCGGTGAACTCCGTGACCTCGACGAACCGACCTTGGCGGCGGCATTGCGGGAGGCGGCGGTGGACGGGAAGGTCGCCGAAGTCGTGCCAGGGGCCGACACGATCGTCGATCTGCTGGTGGCTGCCGGCCTCTGCGAAAGTCGTGGTGCGGCCCGTCGAGCGGTCAACGAGGGGGGCGCATCGGTCAACAACGAGCGCGTAAAAGACCTCGATTGGACCCCGGAAAACAGCGACTACCTGCACGGACAATGGCTCGTATTGCGCCGGGGGAAGCGGAATTTCGCGGGTGCCCGGAGGGCCTCGGCAAATTGA